One window of Tachysurus vachellii isolate PV-2020 chromosome 21, HZAU_Pvac_v1, whole genome shotgun sequence genomic DNA carries:
- the LOC132863954 gene encoding coiled-coil domain-containing protein 83-like: MEDKNQKLVELFQRDQLREEQQEHLSVLHKQAKEQEKKPLEKEVASKEQVEQAIQHSLELTCIQEEELAELHRKLTSVQGQVEELQAQRRAWQLYMDMGSVDRQQQIQNLESELDTIEHKYQALSEYVECSFKADICKIDEITSRLIEKEKQLATERALKQVDKHRFQMIGKNDWFKKQLAVYQEEVSVLEASVKNLEEENLEHMKHLFEQRLEDVQISSRAFLTQSENLEHNKLSLPEKAEIGKEQHQQSGEFWEDEMDHSSSSPTHHLNTLLCGSQSNIREPLHLGLLEQKLLSVVGHAMPLYPLPSDSEDLDTLTHLGLFQEQDRTLTTNNIHNRFQ, from the exons ATGGAAGACAAGAACCAAAAACTTGTTGAACTG TTCCAGCGAGATCAGCTGCGAGAGGAACAACAGGAACATCTCAGTGTGCTGCACAAGCAAGCAAAGGAGCAGGAGAAGAAACCTCTGGAAAAAGAAGTGGCCAGTAAAGAACAAGTAGAACAAGCCATCCAGCACAGTCTAGAGCTCACATGCATCCAGGAGGAAGAGCTGGCAG AATTGCACAGGAAGCTGACGAGCGTACAAGGCCAGGTTGAGGAGCTGCAAGCGCAGCGACGAGCTTGGCAGCTATATATGGACATGGGTAGTGTTGATCGTCAACAACAGATCCAAAACCTCGAGTCAGAACTTGACACTATAGAGCATAAATATCAGGCATTATCAG AATATGTTGAGTGCTCCTTTAAAGCAGACATTTGTAAGATTGACGAGATTACATCCCGGCTgattgaaaaagagaagcaacTTGCTACCGAG AGAGCATTAAAACAGGTTGACAAGCACAGATTTCAGATGATCGGAAAGAATGACTGGTTTAAGAAACAG CTTGCTGTCTATCAGGAGGAAGTCTCAGTACTGGAAGCATCTGTGAAGAACTTAGAGGAGGAGAACTTGGAGCACATGAAACATCTGTTTGAGCAGCGCCTTGAGGATGTGCAAATCTCTAG TAGAGCTTTCCTGACTCAGTCTGAAAACCTGGAGCATAATAAACTCAGCCTTCCTGAAAAAGCAG AAATAGGGAAAGAACAGCACCAGCAGTCTGGGGAGTTCTGGGAAGATGAAATGGATCACAGCAGCTCCTCCCCAACTCACCATCTCAACACACTGCTGTGTGGCAGCCAGAGCAACATCAGA gaaccACTGCACCTGGGTCTTTTGGAGCAAAAGCTGCTGAGTGTGGTTGGCCACGCCATGCCCCTTTATCCTTTACCATCTGACTCTGAGGATTTggacacattaacacacctaGGCCTGTTTCAGGAACAAGATAGGACTCTCACAACAAACAACATTCACAACCGGTTCCAGTAA